In the Gossypium arboreum isolate Shixiya-1 chromosome 10, ASM2569848v2, whole genome shotgun sequence genome, one interval contains:
- the LOC108488199 gene encoding ankyrin repeat-containing protein BDA1-like, whose amino-acid sequence MEMMNLKPSFARKLNHQGLSPLHIAVRKGNKEMALRFLEIDKHLVRVRGKKGKTPLHYLCKVGNQLGLLHTFLEASPYCLQDVTIENRTALHIAIQNNRLDVLKLLLNCKADKHATNEVGLTALGVAQQHNNRENIAILQGCFIPVVKLEKQIVMYVTKVSLLIFRNMDDISADDRNSLLVILGVLLLTATYQAILSPPGGVWQGENTSKSKGSFDEWVLGKSVMNQASFLLFYIPTYLVFLVTLFLTLGLLKTFPHEFRTALQVLLAFLANVLR is encoded by the exons ATGGAGATGATGAACTTAAAGCCATCATTTGCTCGAAAGCTAAACCACCAAGGTTTGAGCCCACTTCACATTGCAGTTAGAAAAGGGAATAAAGAGATGGCACTCCGCTTCTTGGAGATCGATAAACATCTTGTTCGTGTCAGAGGAAAGAAAGGTAAGACTCCATTGCACTACTTATGTAAAGTTGGAAACCAGCTTGGTCTGTTGCATACATTTCTGGAAGCTTCTCCTTATTGTCTCCAAGATGTTACGATTGAGAATCGCACTGCTTTGCATATTGCAATCCAAAACAATAGACTGGAC GTGCTTAAACTACTATTAAATTGCAAGGCTGATAAGCATGCTACCAATGAAGTTGGTTTGACCGCACTGGGTGTTGCACAACAACATAATAACAGAGAAAACATTGCTATTCTGCAGGGCTGCTTTATTCCAGTAGTTAAGTTGGAGAAACAAATTGTCATGTATGTGACAAAAGTATCACTACTAATTTTTCGAAATATGGACGATATATCAGCCGATGACCGCAATTCCTTGCTAGTAATTTTAGGAGTACTGCTTCTAACTGCAACCTACCAAGCCATTCTAAGCCCACCTGGTGGCGTTTGGCAAGGTGAAAACACCTCAAAGTCCAAAGGATCATTTGATGAATGGGTACTAGGGAAATCAGTCATGAATCAAGCGtcttttcttctcttctataTTCCAACCTATCTTGTGTTCCTCGTAACATTATTCCTAACACTAGGTCTGCTCAAAACTTTTCCCCATGAGTTTAGGACTGCACTTCAAGTACTATTAGCGTTTCTTGCAAACGTCCTTCGATGA
- the LOC108488198 gene encoding ankyrin repeat-containing protein BDA1-like: MSNTSSGKNNQTLHYTLNIIISSAKAFFLHSISILCKFLHLAMDERMMGAAQTGDINILYSLILNDPYVLQRIDDVPFFHTPLHVAASAGHIDFMMEMINLKPSFARKLNQAGFSPMHLALQNQKTQAVLRLLRFDEGLVRVKGREGFTSLHQVVENGIVDFLIKFLEVCPEAIEDVTVRDETVFHLTVKNDRFEAFQVLVGWLIRSRHKAANRWEKELLSWADIDGNTVLHVAAIRNRPQVVKLVLERLCRDHVNAKNAEGLTALDIPSQYPLDEGRVDYKESIKDMISKAGGLSGSSSSLPKTSISSFHIESLKGKVPVLQKIATIASRGKKGIPHEMRNTFLVVTVLIITATYTATLNPPKQPDNNSNSQNFQLKYAASLGSNSTVPVPSPPAC, encoded by the exons ATGTCAAACACTTCATCTGGAAAAAATAATCAAACACTTCATTATACCCTTAACATAATCATATCGTCTGCTAAAGCCTTTTTTCTTCACTCCATTTCTATATTGTGCAAATTTCTGCACCTTGCTATGGATGAGAGGATGATGGGGGCTGCACAAACAGGAGACATAAACATCTTGTATTCGTTAATTCTGAATGATCCATATGTtttacagcgtatcgatgatgTACCTTTTTTCCATACTCCTTTGCATGTAGCAGCCTCTGCAGGGCATATTGATTTCATGATGGAGATGATCAACTTAAAGCCATCTTTTGCAAGAAAGCTAAACCAAGCTGGGTTTAGCCCCATGCACTTGGCTCTGCAAAATCAAAAAACTCAAGCAGTGCTTCGACTCCTCAGGTTTGATGAAGGCCTTGTTCGTGTCAAAGGGCGGGAGGGCTTCACTTCTTTGCATCAAGTGGTTGAAAATGGAATTGTTGATTTTTTGATCAAGTTCCTTGAGGTTTGCCCCGAGGCTATTGAAGATGTGACTGTTCGAGATGAGACGGTTTTCCATCTTACCGTAAAGAATGACAGGTTTGAAGCTTTCCAAGTCTTGGTGGGGTGGCTTATAAGGAGCCGCCATAAAGCTGCCAACCGTTGGGAGAAAGAACTACTGAGTTGGGCAGACATTGATGGCAACACTGTTTTACATGTTGCTGCTATCAGGAACAGACCTCAG GTGGTAAAATTAGTGCTGGAACGCTTGTGTCGTGACCATGTCAATGCCAAAAATGCGGAGGGATTGACTGCACTTGATATCCCATCACAATACCCATTGGATGAAGGGAGAGTGGACTATAAGGAGTCCATTAAAGACATGATAAGCAAAGCAGGAGGTTTGAGTGGTTCCTCTTCCTCGCTTCCCAAAACCTCCATCTCTTCATTCCACATCGAATCTTTAAAAGGAAAGGTGCCAGTTCTTCAAAAAATTGCAACAATAGCAAGTCGTGGAAAGAAGGGAATCCCACATGAGATGCGCAACACATTTTTAGTAGTCACAGTGCTAATTATAACAGCCACATACACTGCCACTTTGAATCCTCCAAAGCAGCCTGATAACAATTCAAATTCCCAGAATTTCCAACTCAAGTATGCCGCATCTTTAGGTTCAAACAGCACTGTACCCGTACCAAGTCCTCCCGCCTGCTGa